One segment of Deinococcus sp. Leaf326 DNA contains the following:
- the smpB gene encoding SsrA-binding protein SmpB — MYTNRRAHYEYELLERYEAGISLTGSEVKSIRAGGVDFRDAFARLTNGNVDLEGLYIPEYTEASYNNHTPRRTRRLLLHSEEIAKLRRGLEQKGLTLVPTRLYQKGRYFKVELALARGKKLHDKRRAEAEKTVRRELRDL, encoded by the coding sequence GTGTACACCAACCGCCGCGCGCATTACGAGTACGAACTGTTGGAGCGCTACGAGGCGGGAATCAGTCTGACCGGAAGCGAGGTCAAGAGCATACGCGCCGGCGGCGTGGACTTCCGGGACGCCTTCGCGCGCCTGACGAACGGCAACGTGGACCTCGAAGGGCTCTACATCCCCGAATACACGGAAGCCAGCTACAACAACCACACCCCCAGACGTACCCGCCGCCTGCTGCTGCACAGCGAAGAGATTGCCAAGCTGCGCCGGGGCCTGGAGCAAAAGGGCCTGACCCTAGTGCCCACCCGCCTGTACCAGAAGGGCCGGTATTTCAAGGTGGAACTCGCCCTGGCGCGCGGCAAGAAGCTGCACGACAAGCGCCGCGCCGAGGCCGAGAAGACCGTGCGCCGGGAGCTGCGCGACCTGTGA